From the Cryptomeria japonica chromosome 2, Sugi_1.0, whole genome shotgun sequence genome, one window contains:
- the LOC131873679 gene encoding universal stress protein PHOS34-like gives MAEEVMDGSKQRKIMVAVDESEESMYALSWALDFLLVANVQTNPDTLILLHAQPHPRVYTAADGTGYIFTSDIMQSMEKYQKNITENVLEKAKRICTGKNVNVESRVSVGEARDIICEEAEKAEADMVVMGSHGYGAIKRAFLGSVSDYCAHNLKCPVLIVKHPKK, from the exons ATGGCAGAAGAAGTTATGGATGGCAGTAAACAGAGAAAAATCATGGTGGCTGTAGATGAGAGCGAGGAAAGCATGTATGCGCTCTCTTGGGCTCTCGATTTCCTCTTGGTTGCCAACGTTCAGACAAATCCCGACACCCTTATTCTTCTCCACGCTCAACCCCATCCCAGGGTTTACACTGCTGCGGATGGTACAG GTTACATATTCACATCTGATATTATGCAGTCCATggagaagtaccagaaaaacatcACTGAAAACGTATTGGAGAAGGCCAAACGCATTTGTACTGGGAAAAAT GTGAATGTGGAAAGTAGGGTTAGTGTTGGGGAAGCAAGGGATATTATATGTGAGGAAGCAGAGAAGGCCGAAGCAGACATGGTGGTGATGGGGAGCCATGGCTACGGTGCGATCAAGAG GGCATTTTTGGGGAGTGTAAGCGATTACTGTGCACACAATCTCAAGTGCCCGGTTCTGATTGTGAAGCATCCCAAGAAATGA